A segment of the Pseudoalteromonas sp. DL-6 genome:
TAAGGTGATGCATGAGCTTAACCCTGCCATGAACTTAGGGTTAAAAGGCGCTAATGAGAAAATTTATAATGCTCTAATGTATGGCGTTAGCGTTAACGAATTCATTGACGGGAAAAAAGCCTCCACCACTATAAAACTCATTGATTGGCACAACATCGATTATAATCAATTCCACTTCACAGAAGAATTTGTTGTTCAAAATGCAGAAGGCACTGGTAATCGGATTCCAGATATTGTGTGTTTTGTGAATGGTTTACCGTTAGTGGTGATTGAGGCAAAACGCCCGGATTCAAATAAAGAAGGTAAATCGACCAACGCTGAGGCGATTTCTCAGCATATTCGGAACCAAGGTCAGGCTGAAATTCCTCACTTGTATACCTATAGCCAATTGTTATTAGCTGTAAATGGGCATGAAGGTTTATATGCCACATGCGGTACTCCAGAAAAATTCTGGGCTAAGTGGAAGGAAGAACAAATACCCGAAGCTGAATTTGTTAGGTTAAAAAATCATAAACTGAGCGATGAACAATTAAATGGGCTGTTTAAGCATCGTCCTGCCAAAGCGAAAGATGATTACCTATCATTGGTTGCTGCGGGTGAGTTAACAGTTACCGATCAAGATAGGCTTATAGTCAGCTTGCTTCGGCCTGAGCGCCTGCTTGATATGACTCGCTTGTTTACCTTGTTTGATAAAAAAGCAGGCAAGATAGTTGCTCGATACCAGCAGGTATTTGGCATAAAAGCACTTATTGAGCGAATTAACACGTTTGATGATTCAGGCGCTCGTGAAGGTGGTGTTATTTGGCACACCACAGGCAGTGGCAAGTCATTTACTATGGTGTTTTTATCAAAAGCGCTTATATGGCTTGAAGAGCTTGCGCAGTGCCGCGTAATTATTGTGACTGACCGAGTGGATTTAGAAGACCAGCTAAGCCGTACGTTTGCCTCAGGTGGTGTACTCACCGACCGCGATAAAAAAGATGCAATGGCAACCACAGGTAAACGTTTAGCGGAGCAAATTGGTCAAAGTAACGAGCGGGTTATTTTTTCGATTGTTAATAAGTTTGGCTCTGCCATAAAACACAAAAACTGCTACAACGATAGCCCAAATATAATTGTGTTAGTGGATGAAGGCCACCGCAGCCAGAACGGTGAAAATAATATCCGTATGCAGCAGACGCTGCCTAAAGCGGCCTATATTGCTTTTACGGGTACGCCACTGTTGAAGGACGACAAGACCGAGAACAAATTCGGTAAGATCATCCACTCCTATACTATGCAGCAAGCGGTTGAAGATAAAACTGTGACCCCTCTGTTGTATGAAGAGCGTATTCCAGAGCTGAACGTTAACGACAAAGCCATTGATGCATGGTTTGAACGCAGCACCAGTAAACTAACTGACAAACAAAAAACCGATCTGAAGAAGAAGTTTTCTCAAAAAGGTCAAATCTACCAAACCGAAGGTCGCATTGAATTAATCGCATACGATATTGCTGACCACTTCCAGAACTTTAAACAGCAAGGCTTAAAAGGTCAGCTAGCTTGTGATTCCAAAGCCTCTGCAATTCGTTATAAGAAGGCATTAGACAAAATTGGTACGGTGACATCGGTTGTGGCGATGTCGGCTCCAGATACTCGTGAGGGTCACGAGGCTGTTGATCAAGAAAGTAAGGATATTGTGCAAAATTGGTGGAAGGCTAACGTGAACAAAATGGACGAAAAAGCCTACACTAAGGCCATTATTGAAGACTACGGCAGAGATGATGGCCCAGACATCATGATCGTAGTTGATAAGCTCCTGACAGGCTTTGACGAGCCAAAGAATACGGTGCTTTATATCGATAAGCCTCTGAAAGAGCACAACCTAATACAAGCAATTGCCCGTGTTAACCGATTGCATAGTAAAAAGCAGTTTGGTTACTTAATCGATTACCGAGGCATATTAAAAGAACTTGATACCACAATAGAAAAGTATCAAGACCTTGCTGAGCGTACCCAAGGCGGTTTTGATATAGATGACCTAAAAGGTTTGTATAACCGCATGGACACGGAATACAAAAAGCTTACCAATCTGCACAGTGATTTGTGGGCGATATTTGATGGGGTTAAAAACAAGCAAGATGGCCCAGCACTTCGCCAAGCGTTAGCGCCAAAGGTGCAAGATGTAGATGGTAAGCTTGTTGATACCAATCTTAAAAAGCGTGATGACTTCTATTCAGCACTAACTGCATTTTCTAACTGTATGAAAGTAGCTTTGCAATCAGCAACCTACTTTGAGGATAAGTCTTTTGATAACAAGCGTGACTTGTACAAACGTGATCTAAAAGCCTTTGTCGATTTGCGCAAACAAGTGCGAGAAGATGCTGACGAAACCATTAATTATGATGAATACGCTGAAGATATTCGCAGCCTTCTAGACAAGCACATTGCTGGTATTGAAGTTAAAGAGCCTGATGGTGCGTACTTGGTCGGCAATTTAGGGAAAGACGTTAAGCCACAGGATATGAGCGATGATGAGGCTCGAAACCAAACAGATAAAATCACAGGCCGAATCACTAAGATGATTGAGCAAGACTTAGCAGATGACCCGTATGCTCAGGAATATTTTTCTAATATGCTTAAAAAGGCGATTGAAGATGCAAAAGCGATGTTTGATGCGCCTGTTAAGCAATACATCCTTTTTGCCGATTTTGAGCAGGAAGTGAAAGAACGCAAAGTCGCTGATGTTCCTAATGACTTTGTAGATGACTCCGGCAAGTTAAATAAACATGCACAAGCTTACTTTGGTTTGTTTAAGCACTTATTTGATGCTGAGTTCTTGAATGATAAAGCCTTAGATAATGATAAACTCGTATCGTTGGCTTTTAGTATTGATGATGTAGTGAATACTGCTGTTGCTGAGTATTCAATCAATCCTGCTGAGATTGAAAATGCCATACATATGAAGTTGTTGCCAATGCTATTTGGCGATCTCGGTCTTGATAATGCTCAAAAGCTAATTGAAGAAGTGCTTAAGATCACTCGCTTAGGCTTAGCAAGGGGCTAACGAGAGTGAGTAATCAAGCCGTTGCTGCTTCTATTTACCCAAAAGAAAGCCGAACAACAAATGAGCGTGGTGTTTTTACTTATGGTAACGACACCATTCACTATGATGTTATTCGTAAAACCAAGCCTGCTGATAATGCAAAAAAATCAGCACGCAAGGTAATTATTAAGGTTCATCCTGATCAGCGTGTTGTGGCTACTGTGCCACATGATGCGAGTGATGATGCTATTCAAGATGCTATGCATAAGCGTGCCAGATGGATTTGGCAAAGCATTGACGAATTTGCTAAGCAAAAAGATACGGTTTTACCCAAACGTTACGTGAGTGGTGAAACGCAGTTTTACTTAGGTAAGCGCTATGTATTAAAGATCATCAATGATACCGAACAAGTACCTAACGTAAAGCTAAGCCGTGGCAAATTGAACGTAACAACCAAGCATGAAGTAAGTAAAGATATTGATGATCGATTGATGAAAATTAAATCGTTAATCGACAAGTGGTATCAACACAAAGCAAAAGCTATTTTCCACGAGCGAGTAGCCGAGTTACTTCCAAAAGCCACTTGGGTAAAAGGCATTCCTTCTTTTCGTGTAATGGCAATGAAAAAGCAATGGGGAAGCTGCTCAAATAAAGGCAACTTGATGCTCAACCCTCACCTAGTTAAAGCACCGAAAGAATGCATTGATTATGTGATACTACACGAGCTTTGCCACATTGCTGAACACAACCACAGCGAGCGTTTCTGGCGTTTATTAACTCAAGTAATGCCGAACTGGAAAGAAGTAAAAGCCAAACTGGACGATATGGCGGAGATGTATTTGAATGAGTAAAAAGCACTTCAAGATAATTCACGAATTTACGTTCTGCCAAATATAAGGGAGTTTTATAGTGAAGCCTGTAGTAGACCAAATTTTCGAACTTATTCTGCAAGGTAGATTAGATGAAGTTGAAAATATTTCTAACCCTGAAGATGCTGTTTATATTCGAACTGTGGTGTCAACCGAAGAAAAGGGCGGCACACATGTAGGAGTAGATCTAGAAGAAATAACCAAGGTGGCACCTTGGATTACTCCATTTTTTCTTGGTCCTCGGTTACTTTTTTCATCTAAATCAATTGCAGTTCAAAATATGATGACAGGTGGAAAATCGAATTTTCTATTGGATTGGTCATTTTCGTTTGATTCAAATGTCGCAGAGAAAGTTCGAGCTTACGTAAACCTCGAAAACATAAATGCGAAAGATCGCGATAGGGTTATCACCTTATTAAAATTGAAGAAAAAATTTTCACTACAAACTGATCTCTTACCATTTCTGCTGGAAAATTTGAGACTATCTCGAAGTGATATAAAAAATGAAAGACCACTGAATACAGTAATTGCGTTTAAAAAACTAGACTATTTAGACTGGCAAGCATTTGAGAAAAA
Coding sequences within it:
- a CDS encoding SprT family zinc-dependent metalloprotease, whose translation is MSNQAVAASIYPKESRTTNERGVFTYGNDTIHYDVIRKTKPADNAKKSARKVIIKVHPDQRVVATVPHDASDDAIQDAMHKRARWIWQSIDEFAKQKDTVLPKRYVSGETQFYLGKRYVLKIINDTEQVPNVKLSRGKLNVTTKHEVSKDIDDRLMKIKSLIDKWYQHKAKAIFHERVAELLPKATWVKGIPSFRVMAMKKQWGSCSNKGNLMLNPHLVKAPKECIDYVILHELCHIAEHNHSERFWRLLTQVMPNWKEVKAKLDDMAEMYLNE
- a CDS encoding HsdR family type I site-specific deoxyribonuclease is translated as MNRQIKFQEEFSAKFPALSLLSNLGYSFIPPIECEALRGNTLASGKKSTHQVILLPILRDFLAKQMFSFAGKRHTLSEAAIDKVMHELNPAMNLGLKGANEKIYNALMYGVSVNEFIDGKKASTTIKLIDWHNIDYNQFHFTEEFVVQNAEGTGNRIPDIVCFVNGLPLVVIEAKRPDSNKEGKSTNAEAISQHIRNQGQAEIPHLYTYSQLLLAVNGHEGLYATCGTPEKFWAKWKEEQIPEAEFVRLKNHKLSDEQLNGLFKHRPAKAKDDYLSLVAAGELTVTDQDRLIVSLLRPERLLDMTRLFTLFDKKAGKIVARYQQVFGIKALIERINTFDDSGAREGGVIWHTTGSGKSFTMVFLSKALIWLEELAQCRVIIVTDRVDLEDQLSRTFASGGVLTDRDKKDAMATTGKRLAEQIGQSNERVIFSIVNKFGSAIKHKNCYNDSPNIIVLVDEGHRSQNGENNIRMQQTLPKAAYIAFTGTPLLKDDKTENKFGKIIHSYTMQQAVEDKTVTPLLYEERIPELNVNDKAIDAWFERSTSKLTDKQKTDLKKKFSQKGQIYQTEGRIELIAYDIADHFQNFKQQGLKGQLACDSKASAIRYKKALDKIGTVTSVVAMSAPDTREGHEAVDQESKDIVQNWWKANVNKMDEKAYTKAIIEDYGRDDGPDIMIVVDKLLTGFDEPKNTVLYIDKPLKEHNLIQAIARVNRLHSKKQFGYLIDYRGILKELDTTIEKYQDLAERTQGGFDIDDLKGLYNRMDTEYKKLTNLHSDLWAIFDGVKNKQDGPALRQALAPKVQDVDGKLVDTNLKKRDDFYSALTAFSNCMKVALQSATYFEDKSFDNKRDLYKRDLKAFVDLRKQVREDADETINYDEYAEDIRSLLDKHIAGIEVKEPDGAYLVGNLGKDVKPQDMSDDEARNQTDKITGRITKMIEQDLADDPYAQEYFSNMLKKAIEDAKAMFDAPVKQYILFADFEQEVKERKVADVPNDFVDDSGKLNKHAQAYFGLFKHLFDAEFLNDKALDNDKLVSLAFSIDDVVNTAVAEYSINPAEIENAIHMKLLPMLFGDLGLDNAQKLIEEVLKITRLGLARG